CGCTGGTTGGTGAACACGCCGATATCGAAGAATGCCTTGGCAAATTCCATGGAGTACTCCTGTGCAATGTCGCTCCGACCGTAGGCCCCCTGCAGCTTGTACACCAGCTTCAGCAGCGCGCGGAATCGTCCGGTATGCGACAGCCTTATCCTTGTGGTTACTCCAGCCAGCGATACAGCGTGCGGCGAGTGATGCCGAGGATGTCGGCAGCCCGTCGCTTGTTCCCCTGGGTCGCAGCGAGGACGCGATGGATGTGTTTGCGCTGAACGGTCTCCAGGTCCGGCAGATTCTGCGCATCGCCCTGGCTGGGAGCGTCTTCGTGCGACACGTCCGCTGAAGCGGGCTCCGCGGCAGGCGTATCGAGCATGCGTTCGGGCAGATGACGGGGCTCGATCAGCGCCGTATCGCAAAACGTCGCAGCGCGCTCGACAGCGTTCTGCAGCTCGCGCACATTGCCGGGGAAGCCGTAGCCAGCCAGCAGCGCCAGGGTCTCATCGCTGAAGCCCTTGACGCTACGGCCCTGGCGGGCATTGAACCGCGCCAGGAAAAACGCGGCCAGCTGAGGGACGTCTTCGCGGCGTGAGCGCAGAGGTGGCACCTGAATGCCGAACGTTTCCAGCCGGTAGTACAGATCCTCGCGAAAGGTGCCATCTGCCACAGCCTCGGTGAGGTTGCGGTTGGTGGCGGCGATGACCCTCACATCAACCTGGATTTCATGATCACTGCCGACCGGCCTGATGCGCCCGTCCTGCAGGGCTCTCAGTAACTTGGCCTGCAGGGCCAGCGGCATCTCGCCGAGTTCGTCGAGCATCAGCGTCCCGCCGTCGGCCTGTTGGAACAGGCCGGCACGTTGATTCTTCGCGCCGGTGAATGCTCCGGCTGAATGTCCGAAGAATTCGCTTTCCATCAGTTCGCCGGGGATCCCTCCGCAGTTCACCACCAGATAGGGCTTATCCTTGCGCGAGCTCTGTTCGTGCACGGCGCGCGCGACCAGTTCCTTGCCCGTTCCACTTTCGCCCTGGACCAGCACCGGGCCGTCCGAGCCGGCGATCTGCCTGATCTGGTGGAACAGCTGCTGCATGGCCGGGCTCTGCCCGATAATGCCGTGAAACTGCTCGACGCCGAGGATCGAGCGGTAACGCTGGACTTCGCTACGCAGGCGCCGGTTATCCAGCAGCCGGCTTACGGTCAGCAGAAAGTGATCCATCTCAAGCGGCTTGGTGAGGAAGTCGTCTGCGCCGGCCTTGAGTGATTCCACCGCCTGCTGGACCGAGCCGAAGGCGGTGATGATCAGCACCGAAGGTCTGGGGGAGCACTTCGCGATGGCCGGAAGCAGGCTCAACCCATCCGCACCCGGTAGGCGCAGGTCGCTGACGACGAGCGCGGGCACGTGCTCGCGTATCGCCAGCAGACCGCTTTCGGCATCTGCGCAGGCGGTTACCGAATAGCCTTCACCCTCGAGTTCTTCCTGCAGCAGCTCGCGCAGGCCCCGGTCGTCTTCGATGAGTACGATGTGCTCCCTGTCGTTCATGCAACCTCCGGGTTCATTGGGTGCGAAAGCGGCAGCAACAGCGTCGCCATGCAGCCTCCTTCCGCGGCGTTGTGCAAGGTCAGTCTGCCGTGATGTTCCTCGGCGACGGTTTGTACGATGGCCAGGCCGAGGCCAGTACCGTCGCCGGGGGATTTGGTGGTGAAGAACGGCTCCAGCAGCTGCTCTACTGGCAGATCGGGTAGCCCGGGTCCGTCGTCGATGACGTCGATTCGCAACCAGTCGTCGTCGGTCCGCGCGCGGATATGGACCTGGCTGGTGGACGCTTGCAGGGCATTGCGTACCAGATTCAGCAGCGCCAGCTCGAGGCGGCCGGAGTCCCCCATGATCGGCGGCAGCGCGTCGCTGGCTCCGACTGACAGCGTGCGTGCGCTGGAATCGGCTTCAGGCTGAATGCCCTCGACGATGTTGGCGATCATCAGATGGGGGTCCAGCAAGCGAGGCTGAGGCGCAGCCGGACGACAGTAATCAAGCAGCTGACTCACCGTACGCGTCAGGCGGGCGACCTGTGAACGGATGCCTATCAGTTGCCGCTGTTGTTGTTCATCCAGGCTGGCCGAACGCTCCAGCCGGCGCGCACGGCCGTCTATCACGCTCAATGGTGCTCCGAGCTCATGGGCGATGCCGCGGGCCATGCTGCCAATCGCCGCCATTTTCTCGTTGTCCTTGAGCCGTCTGAGCAGCTCCGTTTCGGCGCGGCGATGTTCGTCGAGTTCGCTGTTGGCCGCCTCGATGCTGTCGAGCATCCGATTGAGTCCCTCTGCAAGCGATGCCACTTCCTGAGGGCCATCCAGACCGGCACGGTGCGAGTGGTCGCCCTGGGCGACGCGGCTCATGTGTTCCAGGAGTCTGTCAACGTAGCGACCAATCCCGCCGTGGTGGCCCAGCAGCACCGCGGCGACGATGGTCACGCTGAGCAATCCCCAGATCAACCAGGCGATGATGGTGAAGCGATCCA
Above is a window of Halopseudomonas nanhaiensis DNA encoding:
- a CDS encoding sigma-54-dependent transcriptional regulator; translation: MNDREHIVLIEDDRGLRELLQEELEGEGYSVTACADAESGLLAIREHVPALVVSDLRLPGADGLSLLPAIAKCSPRPSVLIITAFGSVQQAVESLKAGADDFLTKPLEMDHFLLTVSRLLDNRRLRSEVQRYRSILGVEQFHGIIGQSPAMQQLFHQIRQIAGSDGPVLVQGESGTGKELVARAVHEQSSRKDKPYLVVNCGGIPGELMESEFFGHSAGAFTGAKNQRAGLFQQADGGTLMLDELGEMPLALQAKLLRALQDGRIRPVGSDHEIQVDVRVIAATNRNLTEAVADGTFREDLYYRLETFGIQVPPLRSRREDVPQLAAFFLARFNARQGRSVKGFSDETLALLAGYGFPGNVRELQNAVERAATFCDTALIEPRHLPERMLDTPAAEPASADVSHEDAPSQGDAQNLPDLETVQRKHIHRVLAATQGNKRRAADILGITRRTLYRWLE
- a CDS encoding sensor histidine kinase, translated to MIKKYPLEQKLPFLKTAWSSANGLQQTLLVFVVLPLMLLTALGIRIGLQQANQFQEQRLKNDLELIGRAISIPVGAALSQGDQRQIELSLGSVFVLGEVYGASVFDVNGVRIASAGITESDLSRSTIPERIVSTGQGQEGYSRVAGRELFSHFLPLFDSAGQIQGLIQITRLASDFRQALDRFTIIAWLIWGLLSVTIVAAVLLGHHGGIGRYVDRLLEHMSRVAQGDHSHRAGLDGPQEVASLAEGLNRMLDSIEAANSELDEHRRAETELLRRLKDNEKMAAIGSMARGIAHELGAPLSVIDGRARRLERSASLDEQQQRQLIGIRSQVARLTRTVSQLLDYCRPAAPQPRLLDPHLMIANIVEGIQPEADSSARTLSVGASDALPPIMGDSGRLELALLNLVRNALQASTSQVHIRARTDDDWLRIDVIDDGPGLPDLPVEQLLEPFFTTKSPGDGTGLGLAIVQTVAEEHHGRLTLHNAAEGGCMATLLLPLSHPMNPEVA